One Campylobacter concisus DNA window includes the following coding sequences:
- a CDS encoding amino acid ABC transporter permease, whose product MQGVSILFDTQNLLRLLEGLVVSTEISFISIIISVIGGLILGVLMSMKNKFIYLILKICLEIVRIMPQIVWLFLFYFGVSKAFDIHISAFTASLIVFSLWGVFEMMDIVRGAITSIPKHQFESAASLGLSKFQIYFYVIIPLATRRLVPGAVNLLSRMIKTTSIVVLIGVVEVVKVGQQIIERNVFTNPMAPFWIYTLIFFLYFAICYPVSKLSKKLEEKWS is encoded by the coding sequence ATGCAAGGAGTTAGTATATTATTTGACACGCAAAATTTACTAAGGCTGCTTGAAGGTCTTGTAGTAAGCACTGAAATTTCATTTATCTCGATCATCATCTCCGTCATCGGCGGCCTCATACTTGGCGTTTTGATGAGCATGAAAAACAAATTTATCTATCTTATTTTAAAAATTTGCCTAGAGATCGTTCGTATCATGCCTCAGATCGTCTGGCTATTTTTATTTTACTTTGGCGTTAGTAAGGCTTTTGATATCCATATCTCGGCATTTACCGCCTCGCTCATCGTCTTTAGCCTTTGGGGTGTTTTTGAGATGATGGATATCGTGCGAGGAGCGATCACCTCGATACCAAAGCACCAGTTTGAGTCAGCCGCCTCACTAGGACTTAGCAAATTTCAAATTTACTTTTATGTCATCATCCCGCTTGCTACTAGAAGGCTGGTGCCTGGAGCTGTAAATTTACTAAGCCGTATGATAAAAACGACCTCTATCGTCGTGCTAATCGGCGTTGTAGAGGTGGTCAAAGTCGGTCAGCAGATCATCGAGCGAAATGTATTTACCAATCCTATGGCGCCATTTTGGATATATACGCTCATATTCTTTTTATATTTTGCGATCTGCTATCCAGTCTCAAAACTATCGAAAAAACTAGAAGAAAAATGGAGCTAA
- a CDS encoding MATE family efflux transporter gives MNLSMKKLVVPIFLDMFLHFITLIINTYMVTKVSVHLVGAMGAGNQVMDLFMTIFNFLSMGCSVVVAQALGAKQNELASSVIHASITSNTIFGVFSAIIIYVFGYNILNLLNVPSDLINDSFSYLHILGFALLFDGIGMVLAAVLRVYNLATAVMLTSVLMNIITIFGNAIALFGWFDLPNLGLQGVAISTFVGRLIGLFVLLYMLIRVAKVRIYLSGLLVVPFGILKKILSVGLPSAGENLLWMAQYMVAFGFIASMGEATLSVQTIYFQITLLILLCGASISVANEVIVGHLVGASEFNEAYTRTFKALWLGISITLIVVLIAYALKYKIMDALNLDENLRKIMLPLFTLSIVLEAGRTFNIVIVNALRASGDAKFPLATGLIFMWGLSLPLGYFLGIHLGWGIVGVWIGFCADEWLRGLANTWRWRSKKWQEKRLV, from the coding sequence ATGAATCTTTCTATGAAAAAACTGGTCGTCCCTATATTTTTAGATATGTTTTTGCACTTTATAACGCTCATCATCAACACCTACATGGTGACAAAAGTGAGCGTGCATCTAGTTGGCGCCATGGGTGCTGGCAATCAAGTGATGGATCTTTTTATGACCATTTTTAACTTTTTAAGCATGGGCTGCTCAGTCGTCGTCGCACAAGCACTTGGAGCAAAGCAAAACGAGCTAGCCTCAAGCGTCATACATGCAAGCATCACTTCAAACACAATATTTGGCGTATTTTCAGCCATCATTATCTACGTCTTTGGCTACAACATCTTAAATTTACTAAACGTGCCAAGTGATCTCATAAACGATAGCTTCTCATACCTTCACATCCTTGGCTTTGCATTGCTATTTGATGGTATCGGCATGGTGCTAGCTGCGGTGCTTCGCGTCTATAACCTAGCAACTGCCGTGATGCTAACTTCGGTTTTGATGAACATCATCACCATCTTTGGCAACGCCATCGCTCTTTTTGGCTGGTTTGATCTGCCAAATTTAGGCTTGCAAGGTGTTGCTATCTCGACATTTGTGGGCAGACTAATAGGCCTTTTTGTCCTACTTTACATGCTCATACGCGTGGCAAAAGTTAGAATTTATCTTAGCGGACTGCTTGTCGTGCCGTTTGGAATTTTAAAGAAAATACTCTCAGTTGGCCTACCAAGCGCTGGCGAAAATTTACTCTGGATGGCGCAATACATGGTCGCTTTTGGCTTTATCGCGAGCATGGGCGAGGCAACTCTTAGCGTGCAGACTATCTACTTTCAGATCACTCTTCTCATCTTGCTTTGTGGAGCTAGTATCAGCGTGGCAAACGAGGTTATCGTGGGACATTTGGTTGGGGCAAGCGAGTTTAACGAGGCTTATACCAGAACCTTTAAAGCCTTGTGGCTTGGAATTTCTATCACGCTCATCGTCGTTTTGATCGCCTACGCCTTAAAGTATAAGATCATGGACGCACTAAATTTAGATGAGAACTTGCGCAAGATAATGCTACCACTCTTTACGCTCTCGATCGTGCTAGAGGCTGGCAGAACCTTTAACATCGTCATCGTAAATGCCCTTCGCGCAAGCGGCGACGCGAAATTCCCACTTGCAACTGGGCTTATCTTTATGTGGGGACTTTCGCTGCCGCTTGGATATTTCTTAGGCATACACCTTGGCTGGGGCATCGTTGGTGTTTGGATAGGATTTTGCGCTGATGAGTGGCTAAGAGGCCTTGCAAATACCTGGCGCTGGAGAAGCAAAAAATGGCAAGAAAAACGCCTAGTTTGA
- a CDS encoding TAXI family TRAP transporter solute-binding subunit: MKTTSLALAGLLLATTLSAKEFISIGTGGMTGTYYPIGGAICRLANKNTDVKCSVQSTGGSVYNVNNVLKKELTFGFVQSDVVYDKYNGTGKFDGAKDENLRSVVAIYPELLAFVVAKDSGLTSDIQSFAGKKYNVGNPGSGNEVSTLEVFKAKGFDVSKLGYRGVLTVGECPHALKDKKIDGYSFVVGHPTANITDAATSLPIDILNIEGSEIDKLLAEKPYFAKGVIPKGSYDGVDHDVNTIGVKAVLVTNKDTKDEAVKAVIKAILDNFDEYKTLHPALKSVNKEDLVQGLSAPLHPAAEAAFKEAGILK; the protein is encoded by the coding sequence ATGAAAACTACTTCTTTGGCACTTGCTGGATTGCTTTTGGCAACAACACTTTCAGCAAAAGAATTTATCAGTATCGGCACTGGCGGCATGACAGGTACATACTATCCGATAGGTGGAGCGATCTGCCGCTTGGCAAATAAAAATACAGACGTAAAATGCTCTGTTCAATCAACTGGCGGCTCTGTTTATAACGTAAATAACGTCCTTAAAAAAGAGCTTACTTTTGGCTTTGTTCAAAGTGACGTCGTCTATGATAAATATAACGGCACTGGCAAATTTGACGGAGCAAAAGATGAAAATTTACGCTCAGTAGTAGCTATCTATCCTGAGCTTCTTGCATTTGTTGTAGCAAAAGATAGCGGTCTAACAAGTGATATCCAGTCTTTTGCAGGTAAAAAATACAACGTAGGCAACCCAGGCAGCGGCAACGAAGTGAGTACGCTTGAAGTCTTTAAAGCAAAAGGCTTTGACGTTTCAAAACTAGGCTACCGCGGCGTTTTAACAGTTGGCGAATGCCCGCACGCACTAAAAGATAAAAAAATAGACGGATATAGCTTTGTCGTCGGCCACCCAACTGCAAACATCACTGACGCTGCGACATCTTTGCCTATCGATATCCTAAACATCGAAGGCAGCGAGATCGATAAGCTTCTTGCAGAGAAGCCATACTTTGCAAAAGGTGTGATCCCAAAAGGCTCATATGACGGCGTCGATCACGACGTAAATACTATCGGCGTAAAAGCTGTTTTGGTAACTAATAAAGATACAAAAGATGAGGCTGTAAAAGCTGTGATAAAAGCTATTTTAGACAACTTTGATGAGTATAAAACTCTTCACCCAGCACTAAAATCAGTAAATAAAGAAGATCTCGTTCAAGGTCTTTCAGCACCGCTTCACCCAGCTGCAGAAGCTGCATTTAAAGAGGCTGGTATCTTAAAATAA
- a CDS encoding tetratricopeptide repeat protein, whose protein sequence is MKKMIFISLLAACALAGDFEDGLKAYADSNFTEALSKFEAGCAANDARSCAKAGAIYQLGKTDVPDSNKALEFYNKACQGGEKEGCSAAGGIYLDSDPQKARELFNKACEQNDGYSCGMIGSILIEAKKFKEAYTFLEKGCKLNDKMSCEFAGDLKRSKQL, encoded by the coding sequence ATGAAAAAAATGATTTTTATCTCGCTTCTAGCAGCTTGCGCTCTAGCAGGCGACTTTGAAGATGGCTTGAAAGCTTATGCTGACTCAAATTTCACTGAGGCTTTGTCTAAATTTGAAGCAGGTTGCGCGGCAAATGACGCAAGATCATGTGCAAAAGCAGGTGCGATCTACCAGCTTGGCAAAACTGACGTGCCAGATAGCAACAAAGCGTTAGAGTTTTACAACAAAGCTTGCCAAGGTGGCGAAAAAGAGGGTTGCTCAGCAGCTGGTGGAATTTATCTAGACAGCGATCCGCAAAAAGCAAGAGAGCTTTTTAACAAAGCTTGCGAGCAAAACGACGGCTACTCTTGCGGCATGATAGGCTCGATACTAATAGAAGCTAAGAAATTTAAAGAGGCTTATACCTTCTTAGAAAAAGGCTGCAAACTAAACGATAAGATGTCTTGCGAGTTTGCAGGCGATCTAAAACGCTCAAAACAACTTTGA
- a CDS encoding TRAP transporter permease — MNEVKDNEEQFVEVKTREINSNFYNYFIAIVCFSWSVFQLYIAYFPLNTNISRSIHLAFAVGLVYLLYPVTFHKKAHSSVPFYDIFLCVVGVAAVLYPAVYFYELADRTGDYIKQDVIISFIAIFILLEGGRRVMGPALGIICAIFLIYDHFGPYMPDIIAHQGASLEKIAGHMFLTTEGVFGVPIGVSVSFIYLFVLFGSLLERAGAGQYFINLAFSLLGKYRGGPAKASVIASGLTGMVSGSSTANVVTVGTFTIPLMKKAGLSRTKAGAIEVAAGVNGQLMPPIMGAAAFIIAEFLGMTYTNVMMAAVIPAFACYLSLFFIVHLESVKLGLKGIDQSEFHSRFKIFVSGLHYITPILILLYTLLIAKESAIAAAFNAIGFLFLIMIFQEPTKKLASGEKVGLSDVLLGFEDIFWAMVAAAKSMTTIAIATALAGIIVGSISLTGLGQVLSDLVELLAGDNIMMILLLTALMSLILGMGLPTTANYIVVSSLVAPVILFLAHKNGFLIPAIAVHLFVFYFGILADDTPPVGIAAYAAAGIAKANPITVGVQGFFYDLRTAILPFAFFFNNKLMLIESINTGDPLDSKGIVWMSNPLEILLIFGMAIVGMFAFSSLLQGYYVTKLRIWERVLLIPVVPLALVPNICVKFGLMPNEYTAYIVAAALYGFVFMTQWGIKDKPLDQIRAI; from the coding sequence ATGAACGAAGTCAAAGACAACGAAGAACAATTTGTCGAGGTAAAAACAAGGGAGATAAATAGCAATTTTTACAACTATTTTATTGCGATTGTATGCTTTTCTTGGTCAGTTTTTCAGCTTTATATAGCTTATTTTCCGCTAAATACTAACATTTCACGCTCTATTCACCTAGCTTTTGCGGTTGGGCTTGTATATTTGCTATATCCAGTCACTTTTCATAAAAAGGCTCATTCAAGCGTGCCATTTTACGATATTTTCCTCTGCGTAGTTGGCGTAGCGGCTGTGCTCTACCCAGCGGTTTATTTTTATGAGCTTGCCGATAGGACTGGGGATTATATCAAGCAGGATGTGATCATCTCATTTATCGCTATCTTTATCTTGCTTGAGGGTGGCAGACGCGTGATGGGGCCAGCTCTTGGCATCATCTGCGCTATATTTTTGATATATGACCACTTTGGCCCTTATATGCCAGACATCATCGCTCATCAGGGCGCTAGCTTAGAAAAGATCGCGGGACATATGTTTTTAACGACAGAGGGCGTCTTTGGCGTGCCTATCGGCGTTAGCGTTAGTTTTATCTACCTTTTCGTTCTTTTTGGCTCACTACTTGAGAGGGCAGGAGCTGGACAATACTTCATAAATTTAGCCTTCTCGCTTCTTGGAAAATATAGAGGCGGCCCAGCCAAAGCCTCAGTCATCGCAAGTGGCCTAACGGGCATGGTTTCAGGCAGTTCAACAGCAAACGTCGTAACCGTTGGTACATTTACTATACCGCTTATGAAAAAGGCTGGTCTTTCACGCACAAAAGCCGGCGCTATCGAGGTCGCAGCTGGCGTAAATGGACAGCTCATGCCACCTATCATGGGCGCAGCTGCTTTTATCATCGCTGAGTTTTTAGGCATGACATATACAAATGTTATGATGGCAGCGGTTATCCCAGCATTTGCTTGTTATTTGTCGCTATTTTTCATCGTGCATTTAGAGAGCGTTAAACTTGGACTAAAAGGCATAGATCAGAGCGAATTTCACTCAAGATTTAAAATTTTCGTTAGCGGCCTTCACTATATAACGCCGATTCTAATCTTGCTTTACACGCTTTTAATCGCAAAAGAGTCAGCCATAGCCGCAGCTTTTAATGCGATTGGATTTTTATTTTTAATAATGATCTTTCAAGAGCCAACTAAAAAGCTAGCTTCAGGCGAAAAAGTGGGGCTAAGCGACGTGCTTCTTGGCTTTGAGGATATATTTTGGGCGATGGTCGCAGCTGCAAAGAGCATGACCACAATAGCTATCGCAACTGCTCTTGCTGGCATCATCGTGGGCTCTATCTCGCTAACTGGCCTTGGTCAAGTACTTTCTGATCTAGTCGAGCTTCTAGCGGGCGATAACATCATGATGATCCTACTTTTAACGGCTCTTATGTCGCTTATCCTTGGCATGGGACTTCCAACGACAGCAAACTACATCGTCGTCTCAAGTCTTGTTGCGCCAGTTATCTTGTTTTTAGCGCACAAAAATGGCTTCTTAATCCCAGCCATCGCCGTGCATCTTTTTGTATTTTACTTTGGAATTTTAGCTGATGATACGCCACCAGTTGGCATCGCAGCCTACGCAGCAGCGGGCATTGCCAAGGCAAACCCAATAACCGTTGGCGTGCAAGGATTTTTTTACGATCTAAGAACAGCGATCTTGCCATTTGCCTTTTTCTTTAACAACAAACTTATGCTTATTGAGAGCATAAATACTGGCGATCCGCTTGATTCAAAAGGGATAGTCTGGATGAGCAATCCACTTGAAATTTTACTTATATTTGGCATGGCGATCGTGGGAATGTTTGCCTTTTCAAGCTTGCTTCAAGGATACTACGTCACAAAGCTTAGGATTTGGGAGAGAGTGCTACTTATCCCAGTCGTGCCTCTAGCTCTTGTGCCAAACATCTGCGTGAAATTTGGACTAATGCCAAACGAATACACAGCCTACATCGTAGCAGCAGCTCTTTATGGCTTTGTCTTTATGACTCAGTGGGGCATAAAAGATAAACCGCTTGATCAAATAAGAGCGATTTAA
- a CDS encoding amino acid ABC transporter permease, with protein MDFDFIEKFYPLFVKAGILTCQIAFLGIVFSILIGIFCMAVKFYKLKFLSKLVDCYVELSRNTPLLIQLFFLYYGLPKLGVSMSGFTCAVAGLSFLGGSYMSESFRLGFEAVRRSQIEAGLSIALSKNQLLRYVILPQAFSVALPSISANVIFLLKETSIVSIVALADLVYVAKDLIGLYYKTDEALFMLVISYLVIILPVSLALSYVEKRARHARS; from the coding sequence ATGGATTTTGATTTTATTGAGAAATTTTACCCCCTTTTTGTAAAGGCTGGGATTCTCACCTGCCAGATCGCCTTTTTGGGGATCGTTTTTTCTATTTTGATAGGCATTTTTTGCATGGCTGTGAAATTTTACAAGCTAAAATTTCTCTCAAAGCTCGTTGATTGCTACGTTGAGCTTTCAAGAAATACGCCGCTTCTTATCCAGCTCTTCTTTTTATACTACGGCTTGCCAAAGCTTGGAGTGTCGATGAGTGGCTTTACCTGTGCGGTCGCTGGGCTTAGCTTTCTTGGTGGTAGCTATATGAGCGAGAGCTTTAGACTTGGCTTTGAGGCGGTGAGAAGGTCGCAGATAGAAGCAGGACTTAGCATCGCACTTAGTAAAAATCAGCTTCTAAGATATGTCATTTTGCCACAAGCCTTTAGCGTGGCACTTCCGAGCATCAGCGCAAACGTCATATTTTTACTAAAAGAGACAAGCATCGTTAGTATCGTAGCGCTTGCTGATCTAGTCTATGTCGCAAAAGATCTCATCGGACTTTATTACAAGACAGATGAGGCGCTTTTTATGCTGGTTATTAGCTATCTTGTCATCATCTTGCCAGTCTCGCTGGCGCTTAGCTACGTTGAAAAAAGGGCAAGACATGCAAGGAGTTAG
- a CDS encoding amino acid ABC transporter ATP-binding protein, producing MSENILELKKINKFYGELHALKDINLEVKSGEVVVLLGPSGCGKSTTLRCINGLESIASGEIVIDGEVIDAKFKEWQRIRQKVGMVFQSYELFDHMNVIDNVLLGPLKVQKRDRAEAEKTADMWLSKVGLLDKKFAYPKELSGGQKQRIAIVRSLCLNPEIMLFDEVTAALDPEIVREVLDVILNLAKDGMTMLIVTHEMSFARAVANKIVFMDAGAIVEISEPEEFFTNPKSDRAKKFLNLFSF from the coding sequence ATGAGCGAAAATATCTTAGAACTTAAAAAAATAAACAAATTTTATGGAGAGCTTCACGCCTTAAAGGATATAAATTTAGAGGTTAAAAGCGGCGAAGTAGTAGTGCTTCTTGGACCATCAGGCTGTGGCAAGAGCACAACTCTTAGGTGCATAAACGGCCTTGAGAGCATCGCAAGCGGCGAGATCGTCATAGACGGCGAAGTGATAGACGCTAAATTTAAAGAGTGGCAAAGGATCCGCCAAAAGGTCGGCATGGTCTTTCAAAGCTACGAGCTCTTTGACCATATGAACGTCATAGATAACGTCCTTCTTGGACCTTTAAAAGTGCAAAAAAGAGATAGAGCTGAGGCCGAAAAGACCGCTGATATGTGGCTAAGCAAGGTTGGGCTACTTGATAAGAAATTTGCCTATCCAAAGGAGCTAAGCGGCGGTCAAAAGCAGCGTATAGCCATCGTTAGAAGCCTTTGTTTAAACCCTGAGATCATGCTATTTGACGAGGTTACGGCCGCACTTGATCCAGAGATCGTTAGAGAAGTGCTTGATGTGATACTAAATTTAGCCAAAGATGGCATGACGATGCTAATAGTCACCCACGAGATGAGCTTTGCAAGGGCGGTTGCAAATAAGATCGTATTTATGGACGCTGGAGCGATCGTGGAGATCAGCGAGCCAGAGGAGTTTTTTACTAATCCAAAGAGCGATCGCGCGAAGAAATTTCTAAATTTATTCTCGTTTTAG
- a CDS encoding M48 family metallopeptidase: MARKTPSLRQKSLNLDFYGLSVLINFKTNVKSMRLRVGKDAKITLSMPFYSTQKMALAFLESHKIWLENSYKKAILNLPKDDEMKFLGQIYKIKFDESINVPFFKDKFIITPNLKALERFKKARAKELFLELVSYYQPHINKPVSRIVIRDSKTRWGSCNHKKGYINLSLRLIEKPLSAVRYVVLHELTHLLYPHHQSSFYKFIEAIMPDYKAQEQILKS, encoded by the coding sequence ATGGCAAGAAAAACGCCTAGTTTGAGGCAAAAGAGCCTAAATTTAGACTTTTATGGCCTAAGCGTTTTAATAAATTTTAAAACAAATGTAAAGTCTATGCGCCTAAGAGTTGGCAAGGATGCTAAGATCACGCTTTCTATGCCATTTTACAGCACGCAAAAGATGGCTCTGGCATTTTTAGAGAGCCATAAAATTTGGCTTGAAAATTCCTATAAAAAAGCCATTTTAAATTTGCCAAAAGATGATGAGATGAAATTTCTTGGGCAAATTTATAAGATCAAATTTGATGAGAGCATAAATGTACCATTTTTTAAAGATAAATTTATCATAACGCCAAATTTAAAGGCACTTGAGCGCTTTAAAAAAGCAAGAGCAAAAGAGCTATTTTTAGAGCTTGTAAGCTACTATCAGCCTCATATCAATAAGCCAGTTAGTCGCATCGTCATAAGAGATAGCAAAACTCGCTGGGGCAGCTGCAACCACAAAAAAGGCTATATAAACTTAAGCCTAAGGCTCATCGAAAAACCGCTCTCAGCCGTGCGATACGTCGTGCTTCACGAGCTTACTCACCTGCTCTATCCTCATCATCAAAGCAGTTTTTATAAATTTATAGAAGCCATCATGCCTGATTACAAAGCGCAAGAGCAAATTTTAAAATCGTAA
- a CDS encoding carbon-nitrogen hydrolase produces MKVALLQQEFKGTKEATIAKTLELIAEAKKGGADLVVCQELHQTQYFCQSEDTNFFDHANDWQEDVAFWGKVAKENGVVLVTSLFEKRADGLYHNTAFVFERDGSVAGKYRKMHIPDDPGFYEKFYFTPGDIGFEPIETSLGKLGVLVCWDQWYPEAARLMALKGAKILIYPTAIGWFEGDSDDEKSRQLEAWVAVQRGHSVANGLPVVAVNRVGFEKDDSGVMDGIKFWGNSFVYGPQGEQLFRADSHSELCKIVEIDMKRSEEVRRIWPFLRDRRIDAYADITKRFID; encoded by the coding sequence ATGAAAGTAGCACTACTTCAACAAGAATTTAAAGGCACAAAAGAAGCGACCATCGCAAAGACGCTTGAGCTAATCGCTGAGGCAAAAAAAGGAGGTGCTGATCTCGTAGTCTGTCAAGAGCTGCACCAGACGCAGTACTTTTGCCAAAGCGAGGATACAAATTTCTTTGATCACGCAAACGACTGGCAAGAGGATGTTGCTTTTTGGGGCAAGGTAGCAAAAGAAAACGGCGTAGTTTTAGTCACTTCGCTCTTTGAAAAGAGGGCTGACGGACTTTATCATAACACCGCTTTTGTCTTCGAGCGTGACGGTAGCGTGGCTGGCAAATACCGAAAAATGCACATCCCTGATGACCCTGGATTTTACGAGAAATTTTACTTTACGCCAGGCGATATTGGCTTTGAGCCTATTGAAACCAGCCTTGGCAAGCTTGGCGTTTTGGTGTGTTGGGATCAGTGGTATCCAGAGGCAGCAAGGCTGATGGCGCTAAAAGGGGCAAAAATTCTCATCTATCCAACGGCTATTGGCTGGTTTGAGGGCGATAGTGATGATGAGAAGTCAAGACAGCTTGAAGCGTGGGTGGCAGTGCAAAGAGGCCACAGCGTGGCAAATGGACTGCCAGTGGTCGCAGTAAATCGCGTCGGCTTTGAAAAAGATGATAGCGGCGTGATGGATGGGATCAAATTTTGGGGAAATAGCTTTGTTTACGGGCCACAAGGCGAGCAGCTTTTCCGTGCAGATAGCCATAGCGAGCTATGCAAGATCGTTGAGATAGACATGAAAAGAAGCGAAGAAGTACGTAGAATTTGGCCATTTTTACGTGACCGCAGGATCGATGCCTACGCAGATATCACAAAGAGGTTTATCGACTAA
- a CDS encoding agmatine deiminase family protein — protein sequence MRAYAEWEEQELLFLSLPHSKSDWEPYLEEILAGYEELVAAVTPYEKVVLICPDEANFARFKKFKNVEFVKLETDDTWIRDYGMIDVCTKDGVKSYDFKFNAWGGKFKSSKDDAINLELAKIYKTKLEPVDMILEGGSIEFNGDGVLLTTSKCLLNENRNKALSKEQIEEKLKNLFGLKRIIWLENGFIRGDDTDSHIDTLARFITPDTIAYAACEDGSDEHFDELKRMENELKKTGFKLLALPLPKPKFYDGKRLGCTYANFIFINGALIVPTYNDENDEKVLNLLAKALPDRKIIGVNSLVFVRQNGSLHCSSQNRYKRA from the coding sequence GTGAGAGCGTATGCAGAGTGGGAGGAGCAGGAACTTTTGTTTTTATCGCTGCCACATAGTAAGAGCGACTGGGAGCCTTATTTAGAGGAGATTTTGGCGGGTTATGAGGAGCTTGTGGCTGCTGTTACGCCCTATGAAAAGGTGGTGCTCATCTGTCCTGATGAGGCAAATTTTGCCAGATTTAAGAAATTTAAAAATGTAGAGTTTGTAAAGCTTGAGACTGATGATACTTGGATCAGAGACTACGGTATGATCGACGTTTGCACCAAGGACGGCGTAAAGAGCTATGACTTTAAATTTAACGCTTGGGGTGGTAAATTTAAGAGCTCAAAAGATGATGCGATAAATTTAGAGCTGGCTAAAATTTATAAAACTAAGCTTGAGCCTGTTGATATGATACTAGAGGGCGGAAGCATCGAGTTTAACGGAGATGGCGTGCTTTTAACCACCTCAAAATGCCTGCTAAATGAAAATAGAAACAAAGCGCTTAGCAAAGAGCAGATCGAAGAAAAATTAAAAAATTTATTTGGCTTAAAGCGTATCATCTGGCTTGAAAATGGCTTTATAAGAGGCGATGACACAGATAGCCATATCGACACTTTAGCGCGTTTTATCACGCCTGATACTATTGCTTACGCAGCTTGCGAAGATGGGAGCGATGAGCACTTTGATGAGCTAAAAAGGATGGAAAATGAGCTTAAAAAAACTGGCTTTAAGCTGCTTGCTCTGCCGCTTCCTAAGCCTAAATTTTATGATGGTAAAAGGCTTGGCTGCACATACGCAAATTTTATCTTTATAAATGGTGCGCTAATCGTGCCAACATATAATGACGAAAACGATGAAAAGGTGCTAAATTTACTTGCCAAGGCACTGCCAGATAGAAAGATCATCGGTGTAAATTCGCTAGTTTTTGTTCGTCAGAATGGCTCGCTTCACTGCTCAAGCCAAAATAGATACAAGAGGGCCTAA
- a CDS encoding cation diffusion facilitator family transporter: MGSPFDYEFNRINKQECTQGENKAVIAAGACAFLLALVKFAAGLFSGSVAVLGSAIDSMLDFIVSLLNLFALRKSRKQADERFNFGYTKLEALAALFECVIIVVAAGYIFYESVKKFSEPNLEIDLGLSLGVMVFSVVVTLCLVLFLNQISKKSGNLIIKADALHYKIDLFSNLAVIISLLIIKFSGFVMIDAIFGIVISGYIAQSAISLGKDAFGVLLDHAASPEVTAEIIKMIKAKQRISDFHYLNTRQSANTIFLTLHLVFDKDISLYDAHEVAESLEAEIREKFKEFSWQITTHLDPYNDKEGR, from the coding sequence TTGGGAAGTCCTTTTGATTATGAGTTTAACCGCATAAATAAGCAGGAGTGCACGCAGGGCGAAAATAAGGCCGTCATCGCAGCAGGAGCTTGCGCCTTTTTGCTCGCACTTGTGAAATTCGCAGCGGGACTTTTTAGCGGCTCGGTCGCTGTGCTTGGCTCGGCGATTGATTCAATGCTTGATTTTATCGTTTCGCTTTTAAATTTATTTGCTCTTAGAAAGTCAAGAAAGCAAGCTGATGAGAGATTTAACTTTGGCTACACAAAGCTAGAGGCGTTAGCAGCGCTATTTGAGTGCGTCATCATCGTTGTGGCTGCTGGATATATATTTTATGAGAGTGTTAAGAAATTTAGCGAGCCAAATTTAGAGATAGACCTTGGCTTAAGCCTTGGTGTGATGGTCTTTTCGGTCGTAGTGACGCTATGTTTGGTGCTATTTTTAAACCAAATTTCTAAAAAAAGTGGCAACCTTATCATAAAAGCAGACGCGCTGCACTATAAGATCGACCTTTTTAGCAACCTTGCAGTCATCATCTCGCTGCTTATCATTAAATTTAGCGGATTTGTGATGATAGATGCGATCTTTGGCATCGTGATAAGTGGCTACATCGCTCAAAGCGCGATAAGTCTTGGCAAAGACGCCTTTGGTGTCTTGCTAGATCACGCAGCAAGCCCTGAGGTCACAGCTGAGATCATCAAGATGATAAAGGCAAAGCAGAGGATTTCAGACTTTCACTATCTAAACACAAGGCAGAGCGCAAATACCATATTTTTAACGCTGCACTTAGTTTTTGACAAAGATATCTCGCTTTACGACGCGCACGAAGTGGCCGAATCGCTTGAAGCTGAGATAAGAGAGAAATTTAAGGAATTTTCGTGGCAGATAACCACGCATTTAGACCCATATAACGACAAAGAAGGGAGATGA
- a CDS encoding CBU_0592 family membrane protein → MIDLFQIIGFLGMICIVMGYFLLQIGRLNSHDLAYQIINLAGAVLLIISLFVHFNLGSFLIEVFWIIITIYGIYKIYKERA, encoded by the coding sequence TTGATCGATCTTTTTCAGATCATCGGCTTTTTAGGGATGATTTGCATCGTGATGGGCTACTTTTTACTTCAGATCGGCCGCCTAAATAGCCACGATCTAGCCTACCAGATAATAAATTTAGCAGGTGCGGTGCTACTTATAATCTCGCTTTTTGTGCACTTTAACCTCGGCTCATTTTTGATAGAGGTCTTTTGGATAATCATTACGATATATGGAATTTATAAAATTTACAAGGAGAGAGCGTGA